A stretch of Saccharothrix texasensis DNA encodes these proteins:
- a CDS encoding glycoside hydrolase family 9 protein, translating into MASRPFFRWQRPAAVALAAAMAMSGALATGVAQAAEYERILNGTFDNGSTDPWWAGNVSTAAVNGEMCGTVRAGTSSPWDALLGQNGVPFEAGQSYTMAFDAHATAPRPIAVVIGQGVPPYQEMLKREFQLGTTKQRFTFTFTATMDFPDAGGGQMNFHLGGQAAESRICFDNVSLTGGLKAPGEGYTPAPKKVQVNQVAYVPGLSKQATLVSSAATPQPWVLKNSAGTTVATGQSTPKGTDTNSGDPVHLIDFSSFDTPGTGYTLSVGADTSFPFDIATDELKKLRYDSLAYFYHNRSGIPIEAQYVGTQYSRPAGHVDVAPNKGDSAVPCRANLNCGYTLDVRGGWYDAGDHGKYVVNGGISAWQVLNTYERARLIGDAAALGDGKLNIPEKANGVPDILDEARWEVEFLLKMQAPDGMVHHKMHSEQWTLLPTRPDQDPYQRLLSATSTAATLNMAAVAAQSARIWKTIDPAFSAKALAAATTAYAAAKANPDKIFNSDDSGGGGYGDEVLTDEFYWAAAELFTTTGEASYRADLTSSPHFKGKSLNARGYDWQSLGPLGDITLALVPNGLPAADIAAIKSAFTAVADQHLAQVADLGYPAPYRKSDGGYEWGSNGLVANNIAVLALAHDFTGQAKYRDGVYNALGYLLGRNPMSYSYVAGYGDRAFENGHHRFWANQLDPALPVTAPGTLSGGPNSYGRDSHAQRFIPADCKPQKCYVDHIQAFTVNEVTINWNSALAWIANWAAEKAGGTPPVEDTTPPSAPGAPAASDITTTGVKLTWNVATDAESGVKNYDVVTLDGGAQRVVTTVSGASATLTGLTPDTAYTFAIIARNGANLTSAASQTTAVRTKPDTSTGGCKITYRANSWSNGLSANITITNTGATAWNSWTLKFAFPGNQTVTHGWSADWTQTGAEVTATNVSWNGNLAPGGSTSIGFNGSFSGQNTDPTAFTVNGQSCTKG; encoded by the coding sequence ATGGCATCACGTCCCTTTTTCCGGTGGCAGCGCCCCGCCGCGGTCGCCCTCGCTGCGGCGATGGCGATGAGCGGTGCGCTCGCCACAGGTGTCGCCCAAGCGGCGGAGTACGAAAGAATCCTCAACGGCACGTTCGACAACGGGTCCACCGATCCGTGGTGGGCCGGGAACGTGTCGACCGCGGCCGTCAACGGCGAGATGTGCGGCACGGTCCGCGCCGGCACGAGCAGCCCGTGGGACGCGCTGCTCGGCCAGAACGGGGTGCCGTTCGAGGCGGGCCAGTCCTACACGATGGCCTTCGACGCCCACGCCACCGCGCCGCGGCCGATCGCGGTCGTCATCGGCCAGGGCGTTCCCCCGTACCAGGAGATGCTCAAGCGGGAGTTCCAGCTCGGCACGACGAAGCAGCGGTTCACCTTCACGTTCACCGCCACGATGGACTTCCCCGACGCCGGCGGCGGGCAGATGAACTTCCACCTCGGCGGCCAAGCGGCCGAGAGCCGCATCTGCTTCGACAACGTGTCGCTGACCGGAGGGCTGAAGGCGCCCGGGGAGGGTTATACGCCGGCGCCCAAGAAGGTGCAGGTCAACCAGGTCGCCTACGTGCCGGGTCTGTCCAAGCAGGCCACGCTGGTGTCAAGTGCGGCCACGCCGCAGCCGTGGGTGTTGAAGAACTCGGCCGGGACGACGGTGGCCACCGGCCAGTCGACCCCGAAGGGCACGGACACCAACTCCGGCGACCCGGTGCACCTGATCGACTTCTCGTCGTTCGACACCCCGGGCACCGGCTACACGCTCAGCGTCGGCGCGGACACGAGCTTCCCGTTCGACATCGCGACGGACGAGCTCAAGAAGCTGCGCTACGACTCGCTGGCGTACTTCTACCACAACCGCAGCGGCATCCCGATCGAGGCGCAGTACGTCGGCACGCAGTACTCGCGGCCGGCCGGTCACGTCGACGTCGCCCCGAACAAGGGTGACAGCGCGGTGCCGTGCCGCGCCAACCTCAACTGCGGTTACACGCTGGACGTGCGCGGCGGCTGGTACGACGCGGGCGACCACGGCAAGTACGTCGTCAACGGCGGCATCTCGGCGTGGCAGGTGCTCAACACCTACGAGCGGGCGAGACTGATCGGCGACGCCGCGGCGCTGGGCGACGGCAAGCTGAACATCCCGGAGAAGGCCAACGGGGTGCCGGACATCCTGGACGAGGCGCGCTGGGAGGTCGAGTTCCTGCTGAAGATGCAGGCGCCCGACGGCATGGTCCACCACAAGATGCACAGCGAGCAGTGGACCCTGCTGCCCACGCGGCCCGACCAGGACCCGTACCAGCGCCTGCTCTCCGCGACCAGCACCGCGGCGACGCTGAACATGGCCGCCGTGGCGGCGCAGTCCGCGCGAATCTGGAAGACGATCGACCCCGCGTTCTCGGCGAAGGCGCTCGCGGCGGCCACCACGGCCTACGCGGCGGCGAAGGCCAACCCGGACAAGATCTTCAACTCCGACGACAGCGGCGGCGGCGGTTACGGCGACGAGGTGCTGACCGACGAGTTCTACTGGGCCGCGGCGGAGCTGTTCACCACCACCGGTGAGGCCAGCTACCGCGCCGATCTCACCTCCTCGCCGCACTTCAAGGGCAAGAGCCTGAACGCGCGTGGTTACGACTGGCAGTCCCTCGGCCCGTTGGGCGACATCACGCTCGCGCTCGTGCCCAACGGGCTGCCGGCCGCCGACATCGCGGCCATCAAGTCGGCGTTCACCGCCGTGGCCGACCAGCACCTCGCCCAGGTCGCCGATCTGGGCTACCCGGCCCCGTACCGCAAGAGCGACGGCGGCTACGAGTGGGGCTCCAACGGCCTGGTCGCCAACAACATCGCGGTGCTCGCGCTGGCGCACGACTTCACCGGCCAGGCCAAGTACCGCGACGGCGTCTACAACGCACTGGGCTACCTGCTGGGCCGCAACCCGATGAGCTACTCCTACGTCGCCGGCTACGGTGACCGGGCGTTCGAGAACGGCCACCACCGGTTCTGGGCCAACCAGCTGGACCCCGCCCTGCCGGTCACGGCGCCGGGCACCCTCTCCGGTGGTCCGAACAGCTACGGCCGCGACTCGCACGCCCAGCGCTTCATCCCGGCCGACTGCAAACCGCAGAAGTGCTACGTCGACCACATCCAGGCGTTCACGGTCAACGAGGTCACGATCAACTGGAATTCGGCCCTCGCGTGGATCGCCAACTGGGCGGCGGAGAAAGCGGGCGGCACACCGCCGGTCGAGGACACCACCCCGCCGTCGGCGCCGGGCGCCCCGGCCGCGTCCGACATCACCACCACCGGCGTGAAGCTCACCTGGAACGTGGCCACCGACGCGGAGAGCGGCGTCAAGAACTACGACGTCGTCACCCTCGACGGCGGCGCACAGCGCGTCGTCACCACCGTGTCGGGTGCGTCGGCGACCCTGACCGGCCTGACGCCCGACACCGCCTACACGTTCGCGATCATCGCCCGCAACGGCGCCAACCTGACGTCGGCGGCATCGCAGACCACGGCGGTGCGGACGAAGCCGGACACCTCGACCGGCGGCTGCAAGATCACCTACCGGGCGAACTCCTGGTCCAACGGCCTCTCCGCGAACATCACGATCACCAACACCGGCGCCACCGCGTGGAACTCGTGGACGCTCAAGTTCGCCTTCCCCGGGAACCAGACGGTCACCCACGGCTGGTCGGCCGACTGGACCCAGACCGGCGCCGAGGTGACGGCCACGAACGTCTCGTGGAACGGCAACCTCGCGCCGGGCGGCTCGACGTCGATCGGGTTCAACGGCTCGTTCAGCGGCCAGAACACCGACCCCACCGCGTTCACCGTCAACGGCCAGTCCTGCACCAAGGGCTGA
- a CDS encoding glycosyl hydrolase, with the protein MIPATAGAAAGTWLEAEDGVLSGTVVESSRQGFSGTGYVAGFDQAADKVTITVPSSAGGLHDLTIRYATPYGQKTASLSLNGGGLGDVTFPANPAFTEISAGKALLVPGDNTITITNNWGWYLIDAVRLTPSASRPPHQVTGAPTDPAATAEAKGLMRYLTDNYGKNILSGQQDQASIDWVEQNTGKAPAVGGYDLMDYSPSRVERGTVGRDVDHAVAHDRRGGIVTMVWHWNAPSGLIDQPGKEWWRGFYTDATTFDLAAALADPTSTDYGLLIRDMDAIAVQLKRLADAKVPVLFRPLHEAEGGWFWWGAKGSGPAKQLYRLLHQRLVSHHGLHNLIWVWNSVSPEWYPGDDVVDVVSADVYLPQGDHGPAIGAYERLVDLGGDRKLVALGEVGSIPDPDEIRAYEARWSWFVTWSGSFIQDGVTNPRDFVRRVYHHATVITLDELPDFKQSGGPQEPPGDCTAALRVVNQWGSGFQAEVTVKNPKASAITGWQVEWPLAAGQGVQNAWNTDLTTDASTVTAKNASWNGTIGSGASTSFGFIGSGSPSTPTLTCATA; encoded by the coding sequence GTGATCCCGGCAACGGCCGGCGCGGCGGCCGGCACGTGGCTCGAAGCCGAGGACGGGGTGTTGTCCGGAACGGTGGTCGAGTCCAGCCGGCAAGGCTTCTCGGGCACCGGTTACGTCGCCGGGTTCGACCAGGCCGCCGACAAGGTCACCATCACCGTCCCGTCGAGCGCCGGCGGGCTGCACGACCTGACCATCCGCTACGCCACGCCGTACGGGCAGAAGACGGCGTCGCTGTCGCTGAACGGCGGCGGCCTGGGCGACGTGACCTTCCCCGCGAACCCGGCGTTCACCGAGATTTCGGCGGGCAAGGCGCTGCTGGTCCCGGGCGACAACACGATCACCATCACCAACAACTGGGGTTGGTACCTGATCGACGCGGTCAGGTTGACGCCCAGCGCGTCGCGACCGCCGCACCAGGTGACGGGTGCGCCCACCGACCCGGCCGCCACGGCCGAGGCCAAGGGCCTGATGCGGTACCTGACCGACAACTACGGAAAGAACATCCTGTCCGGGCAGCAGGACCAGGCGAGCATCGACTGGGTCGAGCAGAACACCGGCAAGGCGCCCGCCGTCGGTGGCTACGACCTGATGGACTACTCGCCCAGCCGGGTCGAGCGCGGCACCGTCGGACGGGACGTCGACCACGCCGTCGCGCACGACCGCCGCGGCGGGATCGTGACGATGGTGTGGCACTGGAACGCGCCATCGGGGTTGATCGACCAGCCGGGCAAGGAGTGGTGGCGCGGCTTCTACACCGACGCGACCACGTTCGACCTGGCCGCCGCGCTGGCGGACCCGACCTCGACCGACTACGGGCTGTTGATCCGCGACATGGACGCCATCGCGGTGCAGCTCAAGCGTCTCGCGGACGCGAAGGTGCCGGTGCTGTTCCGACCGCTGCACGAGGCCGAGGGCGGCTGGTTCTGGTGGGGCGCCAAGGGCTCGGGCCCGGCCAAGCAGCTCTACCGGCTGCTGCACCAGCGCCTCGTCAGCCACCACGGGCTGCACAACCTGATCTGGGTGTGGAACTCCGTCTCGCCCGAGTGGTACCCCGGCGACGACGTGGTCGACGTGGTGAGCGCGGACGTCTACCTGCCGCAGGGCGACCACGGCCCGGCCATCGGCGCCTACGAGCGCCTGGTGGACCTGGGCGGTGACCGGAAGCTGGTGGCGCTGGGCGAGGTCGGCTCCATCCCCGACCCCGACGAGATCCGCGCCTACGAGGCACGTTGGTCCTGGTTCGTCACCTGGTCCGGGTCCTTCATCCAGGACGGCGTGACCAACCCGCGCGACTTCGTGCGGCGCGTCTACCACCACGCCACCGTCATCACCCTGGACGAGTTGCCGGACTTCAAGCAGTCAGGGGGACCGCAGGAACCCCCGGGCGACTGCACCGCGGCGCTGCGCGTGGTCAACCAGTGGGGCAGCGGGTTCCAGGCCGAGGTCACCGTGAAGAACCCGAAGGCGTCGGCGATCACCGGCTGGCAGGTCGAGTGGCCGCTCGCCGCGGGCCAAGGCGTGCAGAACGCCTGGAACACCGACCTCACCACCGACGCCTCGACCGTGACGGCGAAGAACGCGTCCTGGAACGGCACCATCGGTTCCGGTGCGAGCACCTCGTTCGGGTTCATCGGCAGCGGCAGCCCTTCGACGCCGACCCTGACCTGCGCCACCGCCTGA
- a CDS encoding alpha-L-fucosidase — MAARAVGSAGAQAAGNLQHLQQAFVDMRFGMFIHYNMATYSDEEWASPDLDPRLFAPTALDCAQWAATAKAAGMSWAALTTKHHDGFCLWPTRQTGYNVMNSSYPRDVVREYVDAFRAQGLKPCFYFSIWDRTQGVAQGSVTRAGIDFVKDQLTELLTWYGEIPVLVIDGWAWQMGHQAVPYQEIREHVKTLQPDCLIVDHNGQTEPWQNDLIYFEEPKGIWAPPDNTYASIQGQNIVSTGWFWHPRGSQYGSTVDSPTMSPDDLVNRHLKTLEARYCSFLLNCMPNPEGRLDPHVVATLRQVGTRWTPDTSRSSLPPQPDVLHHPVTPITATATSGTAANGIDGYLDWSGGSVQSLWESSGPLPQSITLDLGSTYSGIDALTYLPRQDTDGSGVVTTGNITGYRVLTSTDGTAFGEVATGTWGATKTLKHARFAPVSARYVRLEATGTVGGGDAILSEVDCGGIASRPVSDGSGTAHR; from the coding sequence GTGGCCGCACGAGCCGTCGGGTCGGCCGGCGCGCAGGCGGCGGGAAACCTGCAGCACCTCCAGCAGGCCTTCGTCGACATGCGGTTCGGGATGTTCATCCACTACAACATGGCGACGTACAGCGACGAGGAGTGGGCATCCCCCGACCTCGACCCGCGGTTGTTCGCCCCGACCGCGCTGGATTGCGCGCAGTGGGCGGCGACCGCGAAAGCGGCGGGCATGTCGTGGGCGGCGTTGACCACCAAGCACCACGACGGCTTCTGCCTGTGGCCGACCAGGCAGACCGGCTACAACGTCATGAACAGCTCGTACCCGCGCGACGTCGTTCGCGAGTACGTGGACGCGTTCCGCGCGCAGGGCCTCAAGCCCTGCTTCTACTTCTCCATCTGGGACCGCACGCAGGGAGTCGCCCAGGGGTCCGTGACGCGCGCCGGCATCGACTTCGTCAAGGACCAGCTCACCGAGCTGCTGACCTGGTACGGCGAGATCCCGGTGCTGGTCATCGACGGCTGGGCGTGGCAGATGGGCCACCAGGCGGTGCCCTACCAAGAGATCCGGGAGCACGTCAAAACCCTGCAACCCGACTGCCTGATCGTCGACCACAACGGGCAGACGGAGCCGTGGCAGAACGATTTGATCTACTTCGAGGAGCCGAAGGGCATCTGGGCGCCGCCGGACAACACCTACGCCTCGATCCAGGGGCAGAACATCGTCAGCACCGGGTGGTTCTGGCACCCGCGAGGCTCCCAGTACGGGTCTACAGTGGACTCACCGACGATGAGCCCCGACGACCTCGTCAACCGGCACCTCAAGACCTTGGAAGCCCGGTACTGCTCGTTCCTGCTGAACTGCATGCCCAACCCGGAAGGCAGGCTCGACCCCCACGTCGTGGCCACCCTGCGCCAGGTCGGCACCAGGTGGACGCCGGACACGTCCCGATCGTCGCTGCCACCGCAGCCGGACGTGCTGCACCACCCGGTCACCCCGATCACCGCCACCGCGACGAGCGGGACCGCGGCGAACGGCATCGACGGCTACCTGGACTGGTCGGGGGGAAGTGTCCAGAGCTTGTGGGAGTCGAGCGGACCGCTGCCCCAGTCGATCACCCTGGATCTCGGCTCGACCTACTCCGGCATCGACGCGCTGACCTACCTGCCGCGGCAGGACACCGACGGCTCCGGCGTGGTGACCACCGGCAACATCACCGGGTACCGCGTGCTGACCAGCACGGACGGCACCGCGTTCGGCGAGGTGGCGACCGGGACGTGGGGGGCGACCAAGACGTTGAAGCACGCCCGGTTCGCGCCGGTCAGCGCCCGGTACGTGCGCCTGGAGGCGACAGGGACGGTCGGCGGTGGCGATGCGATCCTCAGTGAGGTCGACTGCGGCGGCATCGCCTCCCGCCCGGTCTCCGACGGCAGCGGCACGGCGCACCGGTAG
- a CDS encoding glycoside hydrolase family 6 protein, with translation MAALSVAGVVASTATANAAAGCRVSYQIANQWQGGFGANVTVTNLGDAISGGWTLEWDFAAGQTVQSGWNGEFSQSGTRVTVRNPSWSANLGTGASVTPGFNGSWTGSNPVPVQFRLNGTVCTGNVDTTTTTTTTTTTTTTTGDNPGGGPRVDNPYVGAGVYVNPQWSRQAAAEPGGSRIANQPTGVWLDRISAITGNGSPTTGSMGLSDHLDEAEKQRAARADGQLVFQFVVYNLPGRDCAALASNGELKADEIGRYKSEYIDKIAEIVSRPEYSKLRIVSVIEIDSLPNLVTNVSPRVTATPQCDTMKANGNYIDGVSYALGKLGAIGNVYNYIDAAHHGWIGWGDTNPQYDNFFASAKLFASVLGRNGATKDKVHGFITNTANYSPLEEPYWTVDDHVGGRPVKESAKWVDWNDFNGELGFATAFRTELVKQGFDSGIGMLIDTSRNGWGGQNRPTAKSTSTNPDTYIDESRIDRRFQKGNWCNQSGAGLGERPKAAPKPNIDAYVWIKPPGESDGSSTYIPNDEGKGFDRMCDPTYGGNARNGYNMSGALPDAPLSGHWFSAQFQELMRNAYPAL, from the coding sequence GTGGCGGCTTTGTCCGTGGCCGGGGTGGTGGCTTCGACGGCCACCGCGAACGCCGCCGCGGGTTGTCGGGTGTCGTACCAGATCGCGAACCAGTGGCAGGGCGGGTTCGGCGCCAACGTCACGGTCACCAACCTGGGTGACGCCATTTCCGGTGGTTGGACGCTGGAGTGGGACTTCGCGGCCGGTCAGACGGTCCAGAGCGGGTGGAACGGCGAGTTCTCCCAGTCCGGGACGCGGGTGACGGTCCGCAATCCCTCGTGGAGCGCGAACCTGGGTACCGGGGCTTCGGTGACGCCAGGTTTCAACGGCTCGTGGACCGGGTCCAACCCGGTGCCGGTGCAGTTCCGGTTGAACGGCACGGTCTGCACCGGCAACGTCGACACGACCACGACCACCACGACCACCACGACCACCACCACCACGACGGGTGACAACCCCGGCGGTGGTCCGCGGGTGGACAACCCGTACGTGGGTGCCGGGGTGTACGTGAATCCGCAGTGGTCGCGTCAGGCCGCCGCGGAGCCGGGTGGTTCGCGGATCGCGAACCAGCCGACCGGTGTGTGGCTGGACCGGATCAGCGCGATCACCGGCAACGGTTCGCCGACCACCGGCAGCATGGGGCTGTCCGATCACCTCGACGAGGCCGAGAAGCAGCGGGCCGCGCGTGCGGACGGTCAGCTGGTCTTCCAGTTCGTGGTCTACAACCTGCCCGGTCGTGACTGCGCGGCGCTCGCCTCCAACGGCGAGTTGAAGGCCGATGAGATCGGTCGTTACAAGAGCGAGTACATCGACAAGATCGCCGAGATCGTGTCGCGGCCGGAGTACTCCAAGCTGCGCATCGTGTCGGTGATCGAGATCGACTCGCTGCCCAACCTGGTCACCAACGTCTCGCCGCGGGTCACGGCGACGCCGCAGTGCGACACGATGAAGGCCAACGGCAACTACATCGACGGCGTCTCGTACGCGCTGGGCAAGCTGGGCGCGATCGGCAACGTCTACAACTACATCGACGCCGCCCACCACGGCTGGATCGGCTGGGGCGACACCAACCCCCAGTACGACAACTTCTTCGCCTCGGCGAAGCTGTTCGCCTCGGTGCTGGGCCGAAACGGCGCCACCAAGGACAAGGTCCACGGGTTCATCACCAACACGGCGAACTACTCGCCACTGGAGGAGCCGTACTGGACGGTGGATGACCACGTCGGTGGCCGTCCGGTGAAGGAGTCGGCGAAGTGGGTGGACTGGAACGACTTCAACGGTGAGCTCGGCTTCGCCACGGCGTTCCGGACCGAGCTGGTCAAGCAGGGCTTCGACAGCGGCATCGGCATGCTGATCGACACCTCGCGCAACGGCTGGGGCGGACAGAACCGACCCACCGCCAAGTCGACCTCCACGAACCCGGACACCTACATCGACGAGTCTCGCATCGACCGCCGCTTCCAGAAGGGCAACTGGTGCAACCAGTCCGGCGCCGGTCTCGGCGAGCGGCCGAAGGCCGCGCCGAAGCCGAACATCGACGCCTACGTCTGGATCAAGCCGCCGGGCGAGTCCGACGGCTCCAGCACCTACATCCCCAACGACGAGGGCAAGGGCTTCGACCGGATGTGCGACCCGACATACGGCGGTAACGCCCGCAACGGGTACAACATGTCCGGCGCGCTGCCCGACGCGCCGCTCTCGGGTCACTGGTTCTCGGCCCAGTTCCAGGAGCTCATGCGCAACGCCTACCCGGCCCTGTGA